Part of the Pan paniscus chromosome 3, NHGRI_mPanPan1-v2.0_pri, whole genome shotgun sequence genome is shown below.
CTTTCCTCTTGACCCCAACTTTGTTCCCAATGCTCAATTGTTGATGCAATAAAATGGGGGATGCAGGCCTAGAACATAACTTTTTACAGGGCGCGGTTTAACCATGCTTAGGGCGACTACTGAGTTTCATCCAAGCTCCAGCTAGTTTCCGACCTTACCACCGATCTCCTCCTTCAAGAAGACTCGCTTCTCTCTATTCGCCAGACGAGCTCGACCAGCATCTCTGCCATCTTCGCAATCTCCTTGGCTTTCTCCTCAGCCTTCTCGCACAACTCCGACACTCTCTCGTCGGCTTCGCCACTCGGGGGCTGCACGTGATTGAGGGCGCTCTCCTCCGAGGCCTCCACCTGCGTTTTGATCTGGATGAGCATATTGTCCATCTCCCACAGCTTGCTCCTGGTCCGCAGGTACGCCCGCCCGTGCTCGCGTATAAGAGACGCGATGTCCTCGCGCATCTCGTTGATGACCGGGAGCAGGAACTGCTCGAAATCCTCCTCGGGCTCCAGCACCTCCACTTCCTCAGGCGCTTCCACCTCGTCTATGTCCAGGGGCCGCATCTCCTCCCGCCGCTTCTTCAGTACCGCAGTAGGGGCGTTCTTCTCACCGGAACCCTCCAAGAACTGGAGATCAGCAGTTACTGCTGGAGGCTGAGCGACCCACACGCTTTGTCAATTGTACTCCcgaattatctttattttttttttcttccttttaattgtAAGCCTTTCGCTTCACAACTCTGTGGGAAGAATCGCCGTGGAGGCACACAACGAAGCGGCCTACAAAATGGAGTCGCAGCCGTCAACTCGCCCTCGGCCTTTTTGCGGCCCTTTCACGACAGAGCCGGGCCCCTTTACGGTCACGCCTTCGGCAAGACCAGGTAGCGGGCGCGTGCACGT
Proteins encoded:
- the MRFAP1L1 gene encoding MORF4 family-associated protein 1-like 1 — its product is MRPLDIDEVEAPEEVEVLEPEEDFEQFLLPVINEMREDIASLIREHGRAYLRTRSKLWEMDNMLIQIKTQVEASEESALNHVQPPSGEADERVSELCEKAEEKAKEIAKMAEMLVELVWRIERSESS